One segment of Pleomorphomonas sp. PLEO DNA contains the following:
- a CDS encoding PTS transporter subunit EIIC, which yields MSNDLKDMARSIVAGVGGEANVSALVHCATRLRFTLKDEAKADKAALQAIKGVVAVVQSGGQYQVVIGNTVPDVFDAISNVTCINADTKPAQVAATEAAVPGEKAAVGKTPKQLLDMAIATISGIFAPMLTALCGGGMLKGLMMVLMAAGWLDSASGTHAVLNAASDSVFYFLPMILAVTSARRFEASPYVAMVIAGALIYPDILALAKAGTATTLLGITFVPINYTSTVIPIILAVYAMSKLEKFSVGVLHSSVRPFLSPMISIGVVVPATLLIIGPAATMLSGAFASTYTWMFGVNPILAGAVFGGLWQILVIFGLHWGLVPVMLNNLSVFKQDGLAASVTPAIFAQAGAALGVFLKTKDPQMKAIAAAAAASGIFGITEPAIYGVNLRFKRPFVIGVIAGVLGGAVVAVAGAASHAMAPPGLLTLPVFMGDGFVTFLITVAVAYFGAAIATYLFGYNDGMLEAEKKV from the coding sequence GTGTCGAACGATCTGAAGGATATGGCAAGGTCCATCGTCGCCGGTGTCGGCGGCGAGGCCAATGTGAGCGCGCTGGTGCATTGCGCCACGCGGCTCCGTTTCACGCTAAAAGACGAGGCCAAGGCCGACAAGGCGGCTCTTCAGGCGATCAAAGGGGTGGTCGCCGTCGTCCAGAGCGGTGGCCAGTACCAGGTGGTGATCGGCAACACCGTGCCGGACGTTTTCGACGCCATCAGCAATGTGACGTGCATCAACGCCGATACGAAGCCGGCCCAGGTCGCGGCCACCGAAGCGGCCGTCCCGGGCGAAAAGGCCGCTGTCGGCAAGACGCCCAAGCAGTTGCTCGACATGGCGATCGCCACCATCTCCGGCATCTTCGCGCCGATGCTGACCGCGCTGTGCGGCGGCGGCATGTTGAAGGGCCTGATGATGGTGCTGATGGCGGCCGGTTGGCTGGACTCGGCCTCCGGCACCCATGCCGTGCTCAACGCCGCCTCCGACAGCGTGTTCTACTTCCTGCCGATGATCCTCGCGGTTACCTCGGCGCGCCGCTTCGAAGCCAGTCCCTATGTGGCAATGGTTATCGCCGGTGCGCTGATCTATCCCGACATTCTGGCGCTCGCCAAGGCGGGAACGGCGACCACCCTGCTCGGCATCACTTTCGTGCCGATCAACTACACCTCGACCGTCATTCCGATCATTCTCGCCGTCTACGCGATGTCGAAACTCGAGAAGTTCTCGGTCGGCGTCCTGCACAGCTCGGTCCGGCCCTTCCTGTCGCCGATGATCTCCATTGGCGTCGTCGTCCCGGCGACGCTGCTGATCATCGGTCCGGCGGCCACCATGCTGAGCGGTGCTTTCGCCAGCACCTATACCTGGATGTTCGGGGTCAATCCGATCCTGGCCGGTGCCGTGTTCGGTGGTCTGTGGCAGATTCTGGTGATCTTCGGTCTGCACTGGGGTCTGGTGCCCGTGATGCTCAACAATCTGAGTGTGTTCAAGCAAGATGGCCTCGCCGCATCGGTTACGCCGGCGATCTTCGCCCAGGCCGGCGCCGCGCTCGGCGTGTTCCTGAAGACCAAGGACCCGCAGATGAAGGCGATCGCCGCCGCGGCTGCCGCGTCCGGCATCTTCGGCATCACCGAGCCGGCGATCTACGGCGTCAATCTCCGCTTCAAGCGACCGTTCGTCATCGGTGTCATTGCCGGCGTGCTGGGCGGCGCCGTCGTCGCAGTGGCTGGCGCGGCGTCGCATGCCATGGCGCCTCCGGGCCTCCTGACGCTGCCGGTGTTCATGGGCGATGGCTTCGTCACCTTCCTGATCACCGTTGCCGTCGCCTATTTCGGAGCCGCTATCGCCACCTATCTGTTCGGCTACAACGACGGCATGCTCGAGGCCGAGAAAAAGGTCTGA
- a CDS encoding carboxylesterase family protein, producing MQLRKESMAAPRLVATLFGALLLTTTVWVGSVAAEPAYRQGAVQDLVSGKVSGSEANEGATLLWLGVPYAKPPVGALRWKAPEPVVASSDSFDATKGGALCPQLSAGKLVGSEDCLTLDVYRPNSPETGLPVLVYIHGGNNQGGASQEIDAKRLAVTANAVIVSVNYRLGLLGFNSLPALKTGNAEENSGNFSLLDISQSLAWIKDNIAAFGGDGGNVTVSGFSAGGRDVMAMLISPIFKGQFQKAISLSGGMTIADAEASAKLAAKALAPLVVADKVKADETQATEWLLTASPEVGAYLRGLTADRLAGLMTNAGIRMAVFPHLFNDGVVLPKDGFATTNYNSVPLLMLTGSKEFSLFARSDAEFSGLKDDALMANAASLGNYAFVNTYGSKLYELFNAQGSAEAMLGSYKAPIYTLRFAWGGDAGIVGERMAKLYGSFHGVWIPFVTSTTTGFSSTFPAAFDNPGAKDITDKLGRYVANFLRTGNPNGDGLVAWKPWESAASGPTQMVVDADTRKATFTMTEERTRYDDVLAQMEADRSVPESDKKHLIEKVLSGRWFSHRLDRHFGNTAHWVGVE from the coding sequence ATGCAATTACGCAAAGAATCGATGGCCGCGCCACGGCTTGTCGCGACCCTGTTCGGGGCGCTGCTGCTGACCACTACGGTCTGGGTTGGATCGGTCGCAGCAGAGCCGGCCTACCGCCAGGGGGCTGTCCAGGATTTGGTATCAGGCAAGGTTTCGGGTAGCGAAGCCAACGAAGGTGCGACCCTGCTCTGGCTGGGCGTTCCTTATGCCAAGCCTCCCGTCGGCGCCTTGCGTTGGAAGGCGCCAGAGCCGGTGGTGGCATCATCGGATAGCTTTGACGCGACAAAAGGGGGCGCTCTCTGCCCGCAACTGTCCGCCGGCAAGCTGGTCGGCAGCGAAGACTGCCTGACGCTCGACGTCTATCGCCCCAATAGCCCGGAGACCGGACTGCCGGTGCTGGTCTACATTCACGGCGGCAACAACCAGGGCGGTGCCAGCCAGGAGATCGACGCCAAGCGCCTCGCCGTCACCGCCAACGCGGTGATCGTCTCCGTCAACTACCGGCTGGGTCTGCTCGGCTTCAACAGCCTGCCGGCGCTCAAGACGGGGAATGCCGAGGAGAATTCCGGCAATTTCTCGCTGCTCGACATTTCGCAGTCGCTGGCCTGGATCAAGGATAACATCGCGGCTTTCGGGGGTGACGGCGGCAATGTCACGGTGTCGGGCTTCTCGGCCGGTGGCCGCGACGTCATGGCGATGCTGATTTCGCCGATCTTCAAGGGACAGTTTCAGAAGGCGATCTCACTCAGCGGCGGCATGACGATCGCCGACGCCGAAGCGAGCGCCAAGCTCGCGGCCAAGGCGCTCGCGCCGCTGGTGGTGGCCGACAAGGTCAAGGCGGACGAGACGCAGGCCACCGAGTGGCTGCTGACCGCCTCACCGGAGGTTGGGGCTTATCTGCGTGGGCTCACCGCCGACCGCCTTGCCGGGCTGATGACCAATGCCGGCATCCGCATGGCGGTGTTTCCACATCTCTTCAACGACGGTGTGGTCTTGCCCAAGGATGGCTTTGCCACGACGAATTACAACTCGGTGCCGCTGCTCATGCTGACCGGCTCGAAGGAGTTCTCGCTCTTTGCGCGTAGCGACGCCGAGTTTTCTGGCCTGAAGGACGATGCGCTGATGGCCAACGCTGCGAGCCTTGGCAACTATGCTTTCGTCAACACCTATGGCAGCAAGCTCTACGAGCTGTTCAACGCGCAGGGTTCGGCCGAGGCGATGCTCGGCAGCTACAAGGCGCCGATTTACACGCTGCGTTTTGCCTGGGGCGGCGATGCCGGGATTGTCGGCGAGCGCATGGCCAAGCTCTACGGCTCGTTCCACGGCGTGTGGATCCCATTCGTGACGTCGACGACGACGGGCTTCTCGTCGACTTTCCCCGCTGCCTTCGACAATCCCGGTGCCAAGGACATCACCGACAAGCTGGGACGCTATGTCGCCAACTTCCTCCGGACGGGCAATCCCAACGGAGACGGCCTCGTCGCGTGGAAGCCATGGGAATCGGCGGCAAGCGGGCCGACCCAGATGGTCGTTGACGCCGACACGCGGAAGGCGACCTTCACGATGACCGAGGAGCGCACGCGCTATGACGACGTCCTCGCACAGATGGAAGCCGACCGGTCAGTCCCCGAGTCGGACAAGAAGCATCTGATCGAGAAGGTCCTGAGTGGTCGCTGGTTCAGCCATCGCCTCGATCGGCACTTCGGCAATACCGCGCACTGGGTCGGCGTCGAGTAA